Proteins from a genomic interval of Halomonas alkaliantarctica:
- a CDS encoding YqhA family protein gives MTDPVSTPPKPPESQNHWERRIETALWNSRFLVMLAVVPSLLGSLMLFIVGTVDIFKVVADVMGYYLLGGTQDIHESLVPDIIIAVDIYLIAIVLLIFGLGVYRLFVSRIDQAEASNLRHPFNVASLDQLKDKIARVVILAVIIEFFRAVVDIRFATPLEAIYLALSVLALAAALYLMSLGHKGE, from the coding sequence ATGACTGATCCGGTTTCAACGCCGCCTAAGCCCCCAGAAAGCCAGAATCACTGGGAGCGGCGCATTGAAACGGCGCTTTGGAATTCGCGCTTTCTGGTTATGCTGGCGGTTGTGCCCAGCTTATTGGGTTCCTTGATGCTGTTTATCGTCGGCACCGTGGATATTTTTAAGGTAGTCGCCGATGTGATGGGATATTACCTACTGGGCGGCACTCAGGATATTCATGAAAGTCTGGTGCCCGATATCATTATTGCGGTGGATATCTATTTGATTGCCATCGTACTGCTGATTTTCGGCTTAGGTGTTTATCGGCTGTTTGTCTCCCGCATTGATCAAGCCGAAGCGAGTAATCTACGCCACCCCTTTAATGTCGCCTCATTAGACCAACTGAAAGATAAAATCGCCCGGGTGGTGATTTTGGCGGTGATTATCGAGTTTTTCCGCGCCGTGGTGGATATCCGTTTTGCTACGCCCCTGGAAGCTATCTACTTAGCGCTTTCAGTCCTGGCACTGGCAGCTGCGCTTTACCTGATGAGCCTAGGCCACAAAGGCGAGTAA
- a CDS encoding exopolysaccharide biosynthesis protein — protein sequence MHNRNEDSNLMDLISSIEHMEQDASRVSVDDVVHAVGRRSFGPLLLVAGLITLTPIVGDIPGMPTLMAALVLLVSVQLLAGSEAFWLPGWLLKRSISQQKFDKGIQLMKKPARWIDGLLRVRLPWLTGYIGIRVTALVCLLIALAMPPMEFIPFSANGAGLALTLLGLGLVARDGIALLLGFALFGATCAFITMSLI from the coding sequence ATGCATAACCGTAACGAAGACTCGAATTTAATGGATCTAATCAGCTCAATTGAGCATATGGAGCAGGATGCTTCACGGGTTAGCGTTGACGATGTTGTTCATGCTGTGGGACGGCGCTCGTTTGGGCCGCTGCTACTGGTTGCCGGGCTGATTACGCTCACCCCGATTGTTGGTGATATACCCGGCATGCCGACCTTAATGGCCGCATTGGTGCTGCTGGTTTCCGTACAGCTGCTGGCGGGGAGTGAAGCGTTTTGGTTGCCAGGCTGGCTGCTAAAGCGTTCGATTTCCCAGCAAAAGTTCGATAAAGGCATTCAACTGATGAAAAAGCCGGCCCGCTGGATAGATGGGCTATTGCGGGTACGGCTACCTTGGCTGACGGGCTACATCGGCATTCGTGTGACCGCCTTGGTGTGTTTATTGATCGCCCTGGCGATGCCGCCAATGGAGTTTATTCCTTTTTCGGCCAACGGGGCGGGGCTTGCGCTTACGCTGCTAGGGTTAGGTTTGGTTGCCCGTGATGGTATTGCGCTGCTGCTGGGGTTCGCGCTGTTCGGCGCCACTTGCGCCTTCATCACGATGAGCCTGATATAA
- a CDS encoding TerB family tellurite resistance protein: MLNAISDFFQRTLAQPEQRENQTLTLELATAALLCEIVRADYENTDEELAALRLMLTERYRLSASDVDELMALAQAEVDDAVDHYQFVSLIKEHYNYDQRCELVAQMWQLAWADGNVDPLEEHRIRRLADLLHVSHSDFIRTKLHVEERNKPDA; encoded by the coding sequence ATGCTGAATGCCATTAGTGATTTCTTCCAGCGCACCCTGGCGCAACCCGAGCAGCGCGAAAATCAAACGCTCACGTTGGAGCTGGCCACTGCCGCGCTGCTGTGTGAAATCGTTCGCGCCGACTACGAAAACACCGACGAAGAGCTTGCCGCGCTGCGCCTTATGCTTACCGAGCGCTATCGTCTAAGCGCAAGCGATGTGGACGAGTTAATGGCGCTGGCGCAAGCCGAAGTAGATGATGCCGTCGATCACTACCAGTTTGTTAGCTTGATCAAAGAGCACTATAACTACGACCAGCGCTGTGAGCTGGTCGCGCAGATGTGGCAACTGGCGTGGGCCGACGGCAACGTTGACCCATTAGAAGAACACCGTATTCGTCGTTTAGCGGACTTACTGCATGTTAGCCATAGCGATTTTATCCGTACCAAACTGCACGTAGAGGAGCGCAATAAGCCCGATGCATAA